In the genome of Streptomyces sp. 846.5, the window CGGCGGTCTCCTCCAGGCCCTGGACCACCGGGGCGATGGTGATCTTCTTCCCGGCGTCGAAGTCGGTCAGGTCGGAGCTGCCGAACAGGGTGGCCCCGGTCCCGTACATCATCCGGTTGGAGTTGAACGGGTCGATGGCCAGCGACTCGGTCATCCAGCCGAGTTTGGGGGCCTCCTCGGGCGGCGAGGGGTTGGCGTTCATGGTCAGCCAGGGCACCGGGGTCAGGTCGATGGTGTACTGGTCGACCCGGGTCGGGTAACTGGTGTAGGCCCAGAACGGCTTCCAGGTCGCGCCGCTGTCGGTGCTGCGCCAGATCTGGGTGTCCGGCCACCACGAGCTGTAGGCGGTGACCATCAGCGTGCCCGGGTGCTCCCGGTCCACGGTCAGGCCGCTGTAGCCGAAGTAGTCGTTGCTGGTGTCCGTGGACGGGACCGGGCTGACGTTGGACCAGGTCCCGGTACCGGTGGCGTACTTCCAGACGTCACCGTGCGCGCCGTCGTACGGGCCGCCGGTGTCGCTGTAGGTGATGAAGAGGTTGCCGCCGGAGGCGTCCAGCACCGCCTTGTGCGGGATCATGCCGGTCGGCTGCCCGGTGACGGCCGTCCAGGTGGAGCCGCCGTCGTCGGAGCGGTAGATGCTGTGCGCCTTGTCGGCGACGCCGACGTACACGGTCTTCGTCACCCCGCCGACGGTGCCGCTGCCCTTGTCGAAGACCTCCCAGAGCACGCCCTCGGGGTCGCTCTGGTAGCCGGTGGTGTCGCTGGGAAGGGGCGCGTAGGGCCCGGTGTCGGGGAAGGCGCCGACCTTGGCCCAGGTCACGCCGTAGTCGGCGCTGCGCCACAGGCCGTTGCCGCTCTCCGCGCCGAAGTACAGCACCTTGTCGTTGTTGGGGTCGATGGCCAGGCGCTCGCCCATGCCGCGTCCCGGCATGTTGCCGCCGACCTTGAACGGCAGCACTGTGCGCTGCCAGGTGGCGCCCTGGTCGTCGGAGCGCAGGACGGCGCCGTTGTCGGGGTCCCAGCTGTTGGTGTAGCTGCCCGCGGCCAGGTAGACCCGGTTGGGGTCGGCGGCGTCGGTGGCCAGACTGGCCACGCCGCTGAGGTTCCAGTCGCTCCAGCCGACCGAGTCCAGCAGCGGGATCCACTTCCCGGTCGCCGGGTCCTGCCGATAGGCGCCGCCGACATCGGTGCGCGCGTACACCAGCCCGGAGCGGCCCTCGTTGAAGACGATGCCGGGGACGAAGCCGCCGCCGCCGATCTGCACGTTGTTCCAGCTGTACGCCTGGCTGGTGGCCGCAGCGGTGACGGCCTCCGTCCGGGCCGGGAGCGCTCCCGGCAGCAGGCCGACCGCAGCCACGGCAGCGGCGGAGGTCAGCACGGTGAGCATGGATCTGGCCTTGGTGCGGTGGTGGCGCATCGGGCGGCTCCTTGGGATGTGCTCGGGTGGCCCGCCCATGAACGCAGTCGGCTGACGGTGCGTCAATCCGACCTATAGGACATGCAAGCGCTTCGCCTGACACCAGCACCGGACCGTCCGCCGGGCATGAAAGCTACATCGGCGGAGGGTCAAGCCGACTCGCGCAGCACCAGCGTCGTCTCCATCACGACCTGCCCCTCGGCCCGCCCCAGCAGTTCCGCGACGGCCCGCGCCCCCATCTCCTCCACCGGCTGCCGAACCGTGGTCAGCAGCGGCCGGATCCGGCAGGCGACCGCGTCGTCGTCGAATCCCACCAGGGCGACCTGCTCCGGCACCCGGATCCGCAGCCGCTGCAGGACCCGCAGCGCCCCCGCGGCCATCAGGTCCGAGGCGGCGAAGACCGCGTCCAACCCGGGGCGCAGCTCCAACAGGCGGATCATGGCGTGCTCCCCCGAGGCGACGGTGAAGTCCCCGTAGGCCACCGTCTCCCGTCCCGGCCCGTCGGCCTCACGCACCGCGCGGACGTAGCCGCGCAGCCGGTCCGCGCCGACCGACATGTCCGGCGGCCCGGCGATGGTGGCCACGGTGCGCCGGCCGGAACGCAGCAGGTGGTCCACCGCTCCGGCCGCGCCGCCGAGGTTGTCCGCGTCCACATAGGGCAGATCCCCCGGGGCCATCGGACGCCCCAGCGACACCACCGGCACGCCGGCGGCCCGGATCAGCTGCGGAAGCGAGTCGTCGCCACGCGGACCCACCAGCAGCACCCCGTCCACATGGCCCCCGCACAGATAGCGGAGCAGCGAGGGCCGCCGGGCCCGCCGGGACGCGGTCAGCACCACCAGCTCCTGCTCGCCGTGGGCGAGCGCGCGCTCGACGCCGACCAGCAGCCGTGAGTAGAAGACGTCCGACCAGTAGTGGATCATGTCCTCGAAGACCACCACGGCGAGGGCCCCGGTCTCCCGCGCCCCGACGCTCGGTGCCCGCTGGCGCACATACCCCAGCTCCCGCACCGCCAACTCCACCCGCGCAAGCGCGTCCTCGCTCACCGGCGCGGACCGGTTCAGCACCCGGGAGGCCGTGGCCGTGGAAACCCCCGCCCGCTGTGCCACTTCCGCGAGGGTGGGTCGCGAAGCGGCCGGGGCGGCGGGAGAAGCAACCATCTGCGGTCCCTTCGACTGTCGGCCACCTGTCAGGCACCCGTCACCGCGCACTACGGAGCGTCGGGCACCGCCGACCCACTGTCAAGACTCCTGCCCAGCAGGACCGTTGGCCTCAGGCCTCGAATCGCAGGACCGGTAGGTCGTGACCGGCACCGCCGACTCGGGCATCCTGCAACCGGGGCCGCGAATCACCTGTCGGAGACAAGGCGGGCCAGGTGGTGCAGCGAGTTGATCAGATGCTCCGGGCCGAACGGGGGGAACCTGATGCCGCGGTCCCGGATGTGCTGCGGCACCGCCGACCAGTCGTAGCCAAGGGTGACCTCGGTCTCGGACGGAGCCAGCGGCAGCAGGTCGTAGCGCCAAACCCAACCGCCGAACTCCAGATCTCCGTCGCCCCTGTCATGCCCCGTCAGCCAGCCGATGGCGCGCGGCGGGTCGAACACCTGGACCTTGTTGACTGTCTCGTAGTCAGAGTCACGGTCCGGATAGCCGGCGAAATGCATGCGCATGCGGAAAATCTGGCCGGCATCGGTCAACGACGCCCTGTCGACCGCTCCCGAGACCCACCCGGTGCCGTCGATCGCAGCATGCCTCACCGGGTCCGCCAGCACCGCGAACACCTTCGCGGCCGGCGCTGCCACCGTCAGGGTGGCACTCACCTTCTCCTGGTCCATGGTCTGCACCGCTCCTTGTCGTCATCACGTCCCTGACCCGCACGGACGCGGAAGCGGGACGCTCACGTAGAAAGACGACGCGGCGACACATAACTCATCGGTCGAACGGACGGAGCTGGCCGCGCCCGGTCAGGACTCGCCCAGGTCCAGCATGCGGGCGACCATGGCGCCGCCGCCGGCCCGCCTGCGCGGAGAGGTCCCTTGTTGAGCTGGCGATTTTTGACGCGTTGTCAAAACGTGATGCGTTGAGTGCTCCGCCTCAGGCTAGCCCGTTGCCCTGCTGCCCGTCAGGACTGGGCCAGCTCCAGGAGGCGGTCGGCGAGGGCGTTGCCGCCGGAGGGGTCGCGGGAGATGAGGAGGACGGTGTCGTCGCCGGCGATGGTGCCGATGATCTCGTGGATGCCGGACTGGTCGATGGCGGAGGCCAGGAACTGGGCGGCGCCGGGCGGGGTGCGCACCACCACCAGGTTGCCGGAGGCGGTGGCGGAGACCATGAGTTCGGAGGCCAGCCGGGCCAGCCGGCCCTCGTTGCCGAACTCGCCGCCGGCGGCCTGCGGGGTGCGGTCGCCGCCCTCGGCGGGGACGGCGTAGACCAGAGTGCCGTACTGGTTGCGGATCTTGACCGCGCCCAGCTCGTCCAGGTCGCGGGAGAGCGTGGCCTGGGTGACCGCGAGGCCGTCGTCCGCGAGCAGCTTCGCCAACTGGCTCTGCGAGCGGATGGGCTGACGGGTCAGCAGGTCCACGATGCGCCGGTGCCGGGCGGTCCGCGTCTGCGGAAGCTGGGACACCGGCCCCGTGGCGGCCTGGTCGGGCTGGACGTCTTCGGCCATGGGTCAGTCAGCCTCTCGTACGGAGCGCAGGATGCCGGGGAGCACGGCGAGGAAGGTGTCCGCGTCGCGCTCGGTGAGGATCAGCGGCGGGGCCAGCCGGACGGTGTCCGGTACGGCGGCGTTGACCAGGAAGCCGGCCCGCTGGGCGGCGGCCTGGATCTGGGCGGAGACCGGCCGGTCGAGGACGATGCCGAGCAGCAGCCCCGCGCCCCGGACGTGGTCCACCAGCGGATCGCCTATGGCCTCGATGCCGTTGCGCAGCCGCTCCCCCACCTTGGTGACCTGGTCCAGCAGCCCCTCGGCCTCGATGGTGTCGAGGACCGCGTTGGCAGCGGCGCAGACCACCGGGTTGCCGGAGAAGGTCGAGCCGTGGTGGCCCGGGTGCAGCAGTTCCGCCGCATCGCCGAAGGCCAGCGTGGCGCCGAGGGGCAGGCCGCCGCCGATGCCCTTGGCGAGGGTGACGATGTCCGGGTCGACGCCCTCGAAGGCCTGGTGGGCGAACCAGTGCCCGGTGCGTCCGATGCCCGTCTGGATCTCGTCCAGGACCAGCAGGGTGCCGGTGGCGCGGGTGATCTCGCGGGCCGCGACCAGGTAGTCGGCGGGCGGGACCACCACGCCGTTCTCGCCCTGGATCGGCTCCAGCATCACCAGGGCGGTGTCGGTGGAGACGGCCGCGCGCAGCGCCTCGACGTCGCCGAAGGGGACGTGGCTGACGTCGCCCGGCAGCGGCCGGAACGGGTCCTGCTTGGCGGGCTGGGCGGTGAGCGACAGGGCGCCCATGGTCCGGCCGTGGAAGCCGCCGTGGGCGGAAACCATGTGGGTGCGCCCGGTGAGCCGTCCGATCTTGAAGGCCGCCTCGTTGGCCTCGGCGCCGGAGTTGGAGAAGTAGACGCGTCCGGGCAGGGGGTGGGCGGCGAGCGCGACCAGCCGCTCGGCGAGCCGGACGGTGGGCTCGGCCAGGAAGAAGTTGGAGATGTGGCCGAGGGTGCCGATCTGCTCGGTGACCGCCGCGACGATCGCCGGGTGGGCGGTGCCGAGGGCGTTGACGGCGATGCCGCCGAGGAAGTCGGTGTAGCGCTTGCCGTCGGCGTCCCACAGGTGCACGCCCTCGCCGCGGACCAGCGGGATGCGCGGGGTGCCGAAGTTGTTCATCAGGGTGTGCTGCCACCGCTGAGTGAGTTCCTGATTGGCGGTCATGCGAGCCCCCCGGTGATGACGGTTTCGGTGTCTGATGGGTCGTCGGGCACGACCATGGTGCCGATGCCCTCGTCGGTGAAGATCTCCAGCAGCAGGCTGTGCTGCACCCTGCCGTCGAGCACGCGGGCGG includes:
- a CDS encoding acetylornithine transaminase, producing the protein MTANQELTQRWQHTLMNNFGTPRIPLVRGEGVHLWDADGKRYTDFLGGIAVNALGTAHPAIVAAVTEQIGTLGHISNFFLAEPTVRLAERLVALAAHPLPGRVYFSNSGAEANEAAFKIGRLTGRTHMVSAHGGFHGRTMGALSLTAQPAKQDPFRPLPGDVSHVPFGDVEALRAAVSTDTALVMLEPIQGENGVVVPPADYLVAAREITRATGTLLVLDEIQTGIGRTGHWFAHQAFEGVDPDIVTLAKGIGGGLPLGATLAFGDAAELLHPGHHGSTFSGNPVVCAAANAVLDTIEAEGLLDQVTKVGERLRNGIEAIGDPLVDHVRGAGLLLGIVLDRPVSAQIQAAAQRAGFLVNAAVPDTVRLAPPLILTERDADTFLAVLPGILRSVREAD
- a CDS encoding arginine repressor; the encoded protein is MAEDVQPDQAATGPVSQLPQTRTARHRRIVDLLTRQPIRSQSQLAKLLADDGLAVTQATLSRDLDELGAVKIRNQYGTLVYAVPAEGGDRTPQAAGGEFGNEGRLARLASELMVSATASGNLVVVRTPPGAAQFLASAIDQSGIHEIIGTIAGDDTVLLISRDPSGGNALADRLLELAQS
- a CDS encoding LacI family DNA-binding transcriptional regulator is translated as MVASPAAPAASRPTLAEVAQRAGVSTATASRVLNRSAPVSEDALARVELAVRELGYVRQRAPSVGARETGALAVVVFEDMIHYWSDVFYSRLLVGVERALAHGEQELVVLTASRRARRPSLLRYLCGGHVDGVLLVGPRGDDSLPQLIRAAGVPVVSLGRPMAPGDLPYVDADNLGGAAGAVDHLLRSGRRTVATIAGPPDMSVGADRLRGYVRAVREADGPGRETVAYGDFTVASGEHAMIRLLELRPGLDAVFAASDLMAAGALRVLQRLRIRVPEQVALVGFDDDAVACRIRPLLTTVRQPVEEMGARAVAELLGRAEGQVVMETTLVLRESA
- a CDS encoding SRPBCC family protein yields the protein MDQEKVSATLTVAAPAAKVFAVLADPVRHAAIDGTGWVSGAVDRASLTDAGQIFRMRMHFAGYPDRDSDYETVNKVQVFDPPRAIGWLTGHDRGDGDLEFGGWVWRYDLLPLAPSETEVTLGYDWSAVPQHIRDRGIRFPPFGPEHLINSLHHLARLVSDR